The following DNA comes from Henckelia pumila isolate YLH828 unplaced genomic scaffold, ASM3356847v2 CTG_461:::fragment_3, whole genome shotgun sequence.
TCTCTTTTaaagaaatgaaaagaaaagaaaactcaTAGTTATCCATGGCCTTAGACTGCCAGTGATTGAAATGAGAGAAATACTCACTGAAGTAAATGTTATCATGCAACGGAGACACCGTTATTCTCCAAACATTCTATTATGAGCCTTGTTGCTGTGATTCTGGAATCACTTGTTGATATTCTGTAACAAGATTTTTGAAGTGCAAACCAATTAATTTATACCTTTTTTTGTAAGACTAAATTTTTATGTACCAAGAAGACAAAACTTAGTTGCTTGTACCGTCGAAGAATTGTTTGATGTCTGGGCTGGATCCTGAAATATCACTAAATTCATGTGCGTCAGATTGAATTGATTTGTGCCTCTCTTTGAAGTGATGTAGAAAATAAAGTTCTGAATTGGACAAAGGACATCACATGTCAAACGTTGATGGATTAAAACCTAGTCTGTTTAGTTCGTGTATCGTCACCATCTAAATTCCTTATTGAGAACCGACTTTACGCTTGCGAGACAATCACAAGAATACAGGGCGATACactttaaaaaaatgaataaattaGAGATATGAGGAATTTGTCATTTTCCATTTGGAAAGTTTCAATGTGGCCGATGGAATAAAGTATTTGCACAGAGCATTTTAAAGAAATCCTAGCTGTGCGTTGCAGCTGGTTTTGGAGTTAGGGTGAGCCCTTACATAATTCACGCCTATGTGTGGGGATGGGGGGCTCattgaaattgccaaaaaaaaaaaaacaaatggaGACAAATGAAGCATGTGATAATGTATTATAACAACTCTAGTTGGCACGCAGCAAAAGAAGGGAAAAAGTGGATTAATTTTTGGTGAAAAGGGTTAGAATAGAAAACGAAGGGAGGTCTCTTTAATGAATAATTTAAAAGGAAATGTTGGTCCAATATCCTTGTTAACAGCTAACCACTTTCTGTTGTTTGATAGGACTTAGGCACTTAGCACACTATatgttattaatatatatattactccAAGTTGGAGCAATCCTCGAATAAAATACATATTACTTTTCCTTGATTTTCTCAAAACTGACATTAGCCAAAAACCCACTTTCTTTCACATTCGAGTATGGCCTCAACTTAATGATTCTTTTCGTTTTTGCTTCTCTTTATATAATTTTCTCGTTCCACATCTATCTACGGTGAAACATATACAAATCTCGTGATGATGGTTGTGCCTTTTTGATAATTGAAACTTACTTAACATTTACCATCTATCTTCTAGCTGGTTCTCTTTTAGTAGACCCAAACAATATGCAGCTAGATATCTACCTACCACATTCAATAAATTGAACGTAATTATGATTTGCAAGAAAGATTTGTTTATACACACATATAAATCTAATAATTATGATTTGTGTGTAATATTACTTAAGTTGGGGTTTGCAGATTTGGGTCGGTTGACATGACAGCGGTCACTTCACTTTCATTCAAATGAACCATAACAGAAGCCTTTTTCCTacttttttgaaattttccttTCTGTCCCCAAAAATGGTttattgttcttttttttttttctaaaaaattttgaatccCGAAAATATGGTTGGTCCACGTGGGTTATGGGCATGTAAACTGGCCAATAGTTGAGCATAGGCGTGCATAGGTTTTGGGTAAAATAAATTGTATTTTCGGCAACAACCTCAAGTGCACATCATTTCTATCTTGACACCATTATGGATCCTTTTGTCTATTTGCGGGAAGGCTCCTTGACGAAGAGGAAATTCGGATTCCGTCACTCTGATATCAAATATAACTTAAGTTATCTCAATAAATTATGGctcaaatttattaaattagtgcactcaaatttatttttacaagAACCGAGTCATAATCAAATACATGATTGAGATATTCTCTCAATTAACCCCTTATCCAGCCCTCCCCCACTCATTTAccgttattatttttcaaacaaaataaaatcaaaccAGCTTCCATTTTCCAAAGTTCCCGTCTGAATTATAATTTCATTGAAAATTACATATTcattaaaaagaaaaatagtTAATTTGACCGTATCTTCATCTAAATTTTGAGGTACTTGCAATTGAAGGCTCAATCAAACTTGAGAATGGCAACCAATTTCCAACATTGAACGCCAAAATGGCGCCTGATTTGTTGCTCCAACCCAGCGCCATTTTTGGCGCTAGGTTGGTGCAACACTGTAGCTTAACGCtatcttatttttttattttttttttgttttctaattaattctttaattatttaaattaataaaattaaaattcataaattaaataatgagtttaaatatttaaataaataaaataaaatatttaaaaaaaattaaaattattctgaaaatatattttattaaaatttttaattcattaatatttctatgtagaaaatattattttagaaattattgatattttaattattgtgtttaaaaatattttgtgaaataaattagttgttgtgaataaaataatagagaATATTCAGAGAATATTACTTTTAGTATAGAGTTTAGAGTTAATGGGTAGGTGAGTGTTGTATTTGgtgtaaaaattatattattttgaagttaGTGTTACACTAAAATAGCGTAATGGGTTGGAGATGGCCTAAAGGTGGGTGGAAAATTGGAGTGGCTTAGTAGCACAAGCAATGATAACTGATCGATAACTAAAAACAATGCATGCATAAAGCAAATATTGCAGGTCCTTAATTCTTGCAAAGACTATCTTCCACTTTTTGCAATAACATTTTACGTATACATATTGAATCACTTGATTATGTCTGGACTCCATGCTTTGACAACTTCGCATCACCTTTACACAATCAAGACCACTATTCTAAGACCCGACTTATGTTCTTCTACAACCAACCATTACGGTTCAATGAAAGATGAAATTGGAACCGGGCCGAATCGAACCGAATCGACATTTTGGTTTTGATTTGATCGAATGTTTGATGATATAGAAAATCATTTGTACCAAGCATTTGTCGTCGGcgtaattatatataatttgatgaGTGATAGTTTCAATTAAAAATGTTGCATATCAAAACTTCGCCAAATAaatgttagatttttatttattattttttttttcgcttTAGTTCAACTGTTTAGAACAATCTCAAAAGTTTCTATTGTTCTAAACTTATAATATGATTCAAAAACAAGATGATATGGCATTCAAAAACGATGTTGTCTAAGTTTCGAAATTCTTCAAATATTCAAATATCATAGTTAATTAGTGTTGTTTAGTTGTCAAATATTAAATGTTATATTTAGATTTTTAGTTATTCATTTTGTTGAAATATTAATTTCGCCTCCCAAAAGAATAAATCTTCTAACTCCGCCACAAATTTGAATAACGTATATTTATttccttaaatttttttatgaaaaaagaTAATGTTGATCAAACTTTTAAATATACcgataaaaaatatttgtttagcAGGTGAGATCGCTTATTTTATAACCAattaattatatgattgaattaaaAATGATATGTAAAGTATGTTACGTATTTCTAATATTCATCGACTGCACAATCTAATTTAAGAAAAAACTATATTGACTCTAGAGTCTATGtatattaaaaacattaatatattataagctaaaaaaattagatatcttagaaaatatttagcaCATTGTATACAAAATGATATATAGATGGATgtacaaaaagatgaaaaagatactccaaaatattgactcaatattaaatgattaaaaataacaaaaaatcaaaatatacaatataattataataattaatatttagatAATATTTGAGTTAGCATTTATGATTAACAAATAACATCATAACTAAAATTTCTAAATCCACTAAGTAAAGCAAATAAACGATTTTTATGATAAAGTAATTAATTAAGGgataattgcatatatcactTCTGTGAAATTATGAGAATGCTGAAAACCCCCTATTATTATTAATCTCttgtattttgaaattttgagcaCAAATAcgtattttcaaaaaatacgTAAGAAAAAAGGGTTGTgtgctcaaaatttgaaaatatagagAGGTGTGTGTTCAAGATTAAAAAACACAAGGCCGAAACTAATAGATCATTCTTTTtcatatgagatttttagtaATTTCGATATTTCACGGGAGTTATGTATACAATTACCCCTGAGTTAATAACAAAAATACTAAATCCACTGagttttattttcattatttataATACTTTAGTCTTTTATTTCGATTCTTTAAATTTTGTGTAGGTCTTCTATTACATTTATTCGTAAGATTGGTTGACCTAATTAATGTAgattgaaaataatattttggcataaaaaatatgattttttatgaGTTAGATCGAGCAAAATATCAATCTCACCAAACTAACACATGAGATAGTttatattagatatgatataaaaataaaataaatttaaatttaatcatatttataatagaAATCGACTAAGTAACAATCAAATCATctatttgttttatttgttttagatgtattgtttttttaatgGTAGTAGCTAAAGATCTTATATGCATGGATCCTAAGTTTCTTTTGATAAATGTGAATCACGTTTTAagctttattttttaataattatcttCGAAATTTTTTATATCGATGAATTTAATTTTCTacattaatttttattgtataaCCATTTCTTTTAAATATGTTTGGCGCTCAATGACATGTTAATACACATCACTacaaattttcttaattttttaattataaattattttaaaattttaatataaatataaataacttAACTTATAAATTTTAAGAGTGATCACATTCAAATGCATCGATCCATTTTTTATTTCCATATCACTTAGCTTGCATAtagtatatatagatatattaggagcaaatataaaaaaatttatttactcggtaaaaaattcaaatggtagaaaataaaactattaattATCATTAAATAATACTTAGTAAAAAAGttgagaaaaagaaagaaataatAATGTTGTAACACTTATACATGTAGCCAAAAAGAAAGATATGTAGAAATTGTAAGAGAGGAAGGATAGCACTTTCTCAACCATTTTCTATTTACCTGAATCCGAAAGTAGATTGAATTTACCGATGTTCTTTTTCTCACGTCAAACAAATCGAAGTCAGAAAAGTTTCATATGAAAGCAACAAGTGAACGCTTTCTTTCTTGGAAGtcatcatttatttatttttttatattccaaaaaaaaaaaactttcttgGGTGAAATAATTACCTCAGTTGTCGACTTATCGTACCACCCATTTCTTGGTTTATTTTCCCTTTGAAAATCCATTTCTTGGTTTCTTCTTTCTTTGAAGTTTTGAAAGATAAAATAAATTCTTGGAACAAATGCAACTTTTGGCACAAAACAACAGTACACAACAGAGCAAACCACAATTACGTACACTCagcaaaaaaatatattctctCTGTCATAATTCCTGATTCAAACACAGTCACAGTTGCCCACACACCACATGGCTTGGCTTCACTTCACTTTCATACCACAAATCTCTGAAACCACACAAGCTGCTATTTCAATAGTTTAATAATTATTACAATAACAATCACGAATTCAGAAAGAACAAGGCTTCCACtttcatatataaataaaaactcGTCCCCTTTTCTTGGCAACACAACGTCTCTCACACTGAGATGAAAAATATGGCCTCTTCACAATGGAAAACTATGGTAAAGTTCGTATCTTTAGCTTTAATGAGCCAAGTGTGCCTTTCGATGAGGTGGGATGAGTCTTTCGGTAGTACTCTTTCGACTGCTGACAAGATATGGAAGTTACCCGGGCAACCCCAAGTTGGGTTCCAGCATTTCTCTGGTTATGTGACCGTTGATCGGGAGAAAGAAAGAGCTCTCTTTTACTATTTTGTTGAAGCTGAAATCGATCCAGCTTCTAAGCCTCTTGTTCTCTGGTTGAATGGAGGTCCATTTCtcactttgtttttttttttattgaacatttattttttcatgGAGAGGAAGTTATAGATGGATTCTTGGTTGCTATGATGTGCAGGGCCTGGTTGTTCATCTTTGGGGGTTGGGGCATTCTCCGAGAATGGGCCGTTTAGGCCTAACGGGAATGCGCTGGTTAGGAATGAATATAGCTGGAACAGAGGTATGTATGATTATATCCAAGATTTGGGTTTCGGGAGCAAAGAGATCATATTGTTATGTTTTTTTAGTTCAACATTCTTTATCTTGTGTTTTCTGTGATTTGTTTGTCAGAGGCGAATGTTTTGTATTTGGAGTCACCCATTGGAGTTGGGTTTTCTTACGCGGCAAATTCTTCGTCCTATGAAGGTGTGAATGACAAGACCACAGGCATGTTTCCTATTCTCGTGTGTGTAAAATGTTCGATTTTCTTGTCTTATAGGGAATTGGGTTGTCTTCTCTTTCATCGGATGAAATAGTAGGAATAGGTTTCGAATTGCAAGCCTTTTTCAAAAGTCTTTGTAAATCGTTCATAATATTACCTTTTGATGCCATTTTCAAAAGTGAAAAaggatactagtggacttgtaGTACAATGTACGCGTTcactttggttttttttttttttgggctctCTTTTTTTACTGTATTTGGTTTCTCTTTGGACTTTTTTTACTGCTGCATCTTAATTTTGTTCTTAATATAGCCTTGGATAACTTGATGTTCCTGCGAAACTGGTTCTTCAAGTTCCCGCAATATAAAGACAGAAGTTTGTATATCACTGGAGAAAGCTATGCTGGTAATATTAAACTTGAACTCCATCTTTATCACGAGATAAATAAGTTTTTAGACATAATGTTTGTGTCATTATTTTCACAGGACACTATATTCCACAGTTGGCAAAGCTAATGCTTCAATTCAATGTGAAGGAAAAGGTGTTTAACCTGAAAGGAATTGCTGTAAGTTGGTCTTCATCTGTGAAAAGAGTTCGATTTACGTATCTCGAATTCGATTCTTGTGAAATTGAAATTTGTGCTACCAATGCAGCTAGGAAATCCAGTGCTAGAATATGCAACAGACCTCAACTCAAGGGCTGAGTTCTTTTGGTCTCATGGATTGATATCCGATACAACTTACAGGTTGTTCACTTCTGCGTGTAACTATTCAAGATATGTGAGTGAATACTACAGAGGCTCTGTGTCTCCAATCTGCTCCAGAGTGATGAGCCTTGTTACGACAGAAACCAGTAAATTTGTGGACAAATATGATGTTACCCTTGATGTTTGTATCTCCTCCGTGCTCTCGCAATCCAAACGTCTTAGTCCTCAGGTGTCTAATCTCTATCCCACCCTTTTTTCGACCATTTTGATTCGTGGAACATACTTAGGAATGATGCTCAATGTTTCATTGTGAGTTTGCAGCAAGTCTCCGAGACAATAGATGTATGTGTGGAAGATGAAACTGTGAATTACTTGAACAGAAGAGATGTTCAGAAGGCTCTGCATGCCCGTCTCGTTGGAGTTCGTCGATGGCTCGTCTGCAGCAAGTAAATGTGGATTCCCTTTGAGCTAATTTCAAGTTGGCCTACATTTTATTCTGAATAAATTTCTGGTTGATCATGTTTCAGCATATTGGATTATGAACTGCTCGATCTAGAGATACCTACAATCACCATTGTTGGTCAGATTATAAAAGCAGGAGTCCCAGTGTTGGTGTACAGGTAGAATTTTGGCATTTAAAACTCATTCCATCTCCACCCTGATTCCAAGATTTGATTGTTGGGTCATAGATTCGACGGTGTGCTCGtgcataaataattatgtatcgTGGATTGTCGATTAAGGTTTAAACCGAATCAAAATTGATCGATTAAGACGTGGACCTTTGAACCTAAATATACCAATggaaaaaacaaaatcaaaacacATGAGACTCGGGTTGTGTTTGAGATTGCTTAAGCACTTTTTGTAAAAGAGAAGATCATAAGCACTTTTGGAAACACTCATATGTATCTGTTATTGCACGACAGTGGAGATCAAGATTCGGTGATACCTTTAACAGGGAGTCGAAAACTGGTTCATGCACTGGCAAGGGAATTAGGATTGAAAACAAGCACACCTTATCGGGTGTGGTTTGCGGGGATGCAGGTCGGTGGATGGACGCAGGTCTACGGCGATATCCTTTCATTTGCCACCATCAGAGGGGCATCACATGAAGCACCATTCTCTCAGCCAGAGAGGTCACTTGTTCTATTCAAGGCATTTTTGGAAGGAAGGCCTCTACCAGAAGAATTCTGATCACAGATTTTGCATGCTGTCACAGCAAATTTTTGTACAAATTTATAATGTTTTGATATATGAAAGGGATCCAAGCTGAATGAATCATGTTTCCATTTTCAGCTTAGATTAATACCGACATAATCACTAATTTTACCTCGCAAGTATTCGTAAATCTTTGCTGCTGCAACTGCTCTCACCAAGCAAAtgataatattatttaatattgagGTAAAATCAATCTAAAGTTTAAAATTATCGCTAAATAAAGTAGTTTATAATATGTTTTGATAATAATATGTACATAAGCAATAGGGAGAATTATATTTTTGGACCTGTAATTTGcacatttttcatttttgatcTTATCAAaagtaaatttataattttagttacgtaatttgcattttttttcttttttggtcttattaacattgaattcgcATTTTTAGTCCCGCAacttaaatgatttttttttattttaagtccTATAATCACTGAATTTACatttttagtcatgtaacttgcattcttttttatttttagtcatgtTAACATTGAATTTTCGTTTTCTATCGTGTAAattacatatatttttatttttatttttagtcatattatcgaatttaaatttttaattccataaatttcataatttgttttatatttttaatcataatatattatgatttacatattttaaaacttttataatttaaatgaattaaataaaaacaattaactaaaaattattcaaaatatttttacattaaatatcatcttataaaatacatgatataaataaaaatataaataaaactattaaaataaaaattcacctttaatatgattaaaataaaaataaaaatatagggAATTGCAGGacgaaaaaatgaaaatttagtgttaaaaggaataaaaaaaaatgcaagttacatgactaaaaatataaattcggtGTTAACACGACTTAAATGAAAAAATCATGTAAGTTACAAGACTAAAAATGTGAATTCAATGTTAATatgaccaaaaatgaaaaaagacTGCAAattacaggactaaaattacaaatttacttttaacaggaccaaaaatgaaaaatgtgCAAATTACAAGACAAAAAATGTACTTCTCCCTAAGCAATATTAACTCTTGATTCTTCATGTATACTAGCAAGTGGGCACACACACGTTGTGTGTGAAATATAATGGATAAATAGATATATTGTTTGcatgtaatatattttaattaataaaatatataatattaataataaagtATATAATATGAAATCATGTAATTATGGATACATATTTCTTAATTATGAGCAATCTATTATTTAGTATTTGGTGGAAAAACAAAATTGAGGAACATGTGATATTAGTTTGGAGAAATGGGTGAAGAAGTTGGAATAACCATACCAACATACCAAACAGTTTTTAAATGACTCTCgcttaataaaatagaaaagatATATCACTTGAAGACAATTAATTTCAGTATAATGTGTTTTTGAAAATACATAaatgtatttaaaatttttacttaATCTATATTACTATAGCATATTTAAAGTGTATTTATTTTGTTATCAAACTAAAAAAACCCACTTTAAATACTTTACTTAATATTTTGTACAAATAATAATAGTGGTAGTAATgagaaaatcaacacaacaaTAATATTACTTTGCACTTCGATTGAAGAATTTAAAATCTATAGATTTTGATTAtagttttattattaaaaataaaacatatatcaaatcatAAATTTATATGTACATATTAGTTATAAAAGTTATATTGTATTTCAAATGACACTATTATTGAGTTGACTTGAATTTCATCATAATCAAcatgaaatattatataaacagGAAAAGAGtgaatttgaagttaatgattttatttttctcaacaacaaaaatacattttgTTAGGTTTTGGAACATAAGCAAtcctgattttgatgataacaaaatttgttattgtgtttctgaCATATTTACTCTAGTGTGAAGTTGTTAGACTCAAGATGGAAGTCTAAACTCGAAATTAGCCAAACTGATTTTCTGGCGAGCTCCAGTTTTTCAATGATATCTTATACCTTATTGATCCAAATGATTAGCCGCCAAGATGAATTCATAGAAAACGCAATTTGGAACATATTGTATTTCACGTCAGTTGAGCAAAAACGGATTTTATCTATACCAAACTGACGTCTCACTACCAAACTGAATCCGATCAGTTTAGCAGCAAACACACcatctgtagtagcccggttccatttttacaagattaagtgactttaaacatgttagaaaatgacatataattttaaaagtgtcaaaacatgtttaatgagtccttatttggtgaaaataagtggaaaatcagatctgagacgtccgaaaatggtggggtaggtcccgggggtccaaaattgacttcggaaggaccaaaacagttcggagcacacggaccagttcgggccctccgaactcagTACAGAACATGTGTCAAAAGTGGCTCGGACAAGTAgtagttcggaccctccgaacccagttcggaccgtccgaactcccgCCAGATTGAGGTGTCAAAAATGCACTCTACACGTGGAAATCATGCCCGGTTCGaagcctccgaacccagttcggatcgtccgaacccaggCCTATAAAAAGGGGTCCAAGGCTCTCATTTTGAATGCCAAAATTcatctcctctcccggtaatggctctattttaagggcttcgggactctttctttaagagttggagttggaaatagtatttttatagcggacactgtagcagccaggcggcggagctctggcgaggcgtctaggggtcatagctaggctatgcccaggctttGGGGCATGCGTCATCAGCGCGCTGACGATGAacgaaggtatgactttggtttcctatagtaaatagggagtaggctatagtttaattaaggcttttagagcctagtaggtgatatTTGGCATGATAggtaatgcatgagtatttatgttttagtgttgcatggtaggcttggacctagatgagagcttctaggatctgtcttagtaaggtacggaagtattattcgagatatccagattgagtatgcatgtattatgtgtttgtatggattatgtgactgcatgttttatatgcatttatatacagcatgtcatgactgtatgttgcatacatgag
Coding sequences within:
- the LOC140871709 gene encoding serine carboxypeptidase-like 45 isoform X1, which encodes MKNMASSQWKTMVKFVSLALMSQVCLSMRWDESFGSTLSTADKIWKLPGQPQVGFQHFSGYVTVDREKERALFYYFVEAEIDPASKPLVLWLNGGPGCSSLGVGAFSENGPFRPNGNALVRNEYSWNREANVLYLESPIGVGFSYAANSSSYEGVNDKTTALDNLMFLRNWFFKFPQYKDRSLYITGESYAGHYIPQLAKLMLQFNVKEKVFNLKGIALGNPVLEYATDLNSRAEFFWSHGLISDTTYRLFTSACNYSRYVSEYYRGSVSPICSRVMSLVTTETSKFVDKYDVTLDVCISSVLSQSKRLSPQQVSETIDVCVEDETVNYLNRRDVQKALHARLVGVRRWLVCSNILDYELLDLEIPTITIVGQIIKAGVPVLVYSGDQDSVIPLTGSRKLVHALARELGLKTSTPYRVWFAGMQVGGWTQVYGDILSFATIRGASHEAPFSQPERSLVLFKAFLEGRPLPEEF
- the LOC140871709 gene encoding serine carboxypeptidase-like 45 isoform X2 is translated as MKNMASSQWKTMVKFVSLALMSQVCLSMRWDESFGSTLSTADKIWKLPGQPQVGFQHFSGYVTVDREKERALFYYFVEAEIDPASKPLVLWLNGGPGCSSLGVGAFSENGPFRPNGNALVRNEYSWNREANVLYLESPIGVGFSYAANSSSYEGVNDKTTALDNLMFLRNWFFKFPQYKDRSLYITGESYAGHYIPQLAKLMLQFNVKEKVFNLKGIALGNPVLEYATDLNSRAEFFWSHGLISDTTYRLFTSACNYSRYVSEYYRGSVSPICSRVMSLVTTETSKFVDKYDVTLDVCISSVLSQSKRLSPQQVSETIDVCVEDETVNYLNRRDVQKALHARLVGVRRWLVCSNILDYELLDLEIPTITIVGQIIKAGVPVLVYRESKTGSCTGKGIRIENKHTLSGVVCGDAGRWMDAGLRRYPFICHHQRGIT